A stretch of Candidatus Rokuibacteriota bacterium DNA encodes these proteins:
- a CDS encoding DUF4338 domain-containing protein yields MRGDLRTWAPITIAVASHSPAEPLWDQLVRRYHYLGYQKLLGHRLKYLAFLQGRPVAALSFSAPARTLRVRDQWIGWSAAQRQAHLDRVVNNSRFLILPWVAIKNLASHVLARALARLPQDWAVRFGTRLWLVETFVDPARFTGTCYRAANWHGLGQTAGHGKSGPGYVYHGARKEVYVYVLEPRFRHLLGCTQQAARPSSRPPLSLAKEEDLPMILR; encoded by the coding sequence ATGCGGGGCGATCTGCGGACCTGGGCGCCGATCACGATCGCGGTGGCCAGCCACTCGCCGGCGGAGCCGCTGTGGGATCAGCTGGTCCGCCGGTATCATTATCTCGGGTATCAGAAGCTCTTGGGCCACCGCCTCAAGTACCTCGCCTTCCTCCAGGGTCGACCCGTGGCGGCCCTGTCCTTCAGCGCCCCCGCCCGCACCCTGCGCGTGCGGGACCAGTGGATTGGCTGGTCCGCGGCGCAGCGGCAAGCCCATCTGGACCGGGTGGTCAACAACAGCCGGTTTCTCATCCTGCCTTGGGTCGCGATCAAGAACCTCGCCTCCCACGTGCTGGCCCGCGCCCTGGCCCGCCTCCCGCAGGATTGGGCGGTGCGGTTCGGGACGCGCCTCTGGCTGGTGGAGACCTTCGTGGATCCCGCGCGGTTCACCGGGACGTGCTACCGCGCGGCCAACTGGCACGGCCTCGGCCAGACGGCGGGCCATGGCAAATCCGGCCCCGGCTACGTGTACCACGGGGCCCGCAAGGAGGTCTACGTCTATGTCCTCGAGCCGCGCTTCCGGCACCTGCTGGGGTGCACCCAACAGGCCGCTCGCCCCTCTTCCCGTCCTCCCCTCTCGCTGGCGAAAGAGGAGGACCTCCCGATGATCTTACGG